The Macaca nemestrina isolate mMacNem1 chromosome 17, mMacNem.hap1, whole genome shotgun sequence genome contains the following window.
CTGGCTGCCGACTGGCTCTTGGCTGGGGACCCAGGAGGCCTCCCTCGGCGGCCCTGCCTGAACCTCACCatggcagcctggcaggaggcagtTAGGAGCAGGCACCATGCCTTGGCTTCCCCTTCAGGTGCCCGGGCTGTGGGCTCCCCGGTGTCTGGCTGAATTTCCCCACCCTCACGTTAGGTGCCAGGGTGCAGGTGTACCCGGTCCTTAGCAGCCCTGTGCCCAGCTTCTCCTCCTTTCCCCGGGGCCTGAGCCTCTGTGTgcatttcttcctccagatattGGGGCTCAGAATCTGCACAGGTTTGGGCCTTGCAGCTCTGGGCTGCTCTTCAGCCTGGAGTAGCTATCCCCAGGTGTGGGACAGAGGTCAAGGGCAAAGCGCAAGGCCTTAGGCTGTGTGTCTGCCTGTCCTGTCTGGTTGTTCCTGGTCTCTTCTTCATCTGTCCGCCTGTCTCTCTGGTCACCCTGTATGTGGAGCCCCTGGCCAGCCTGGGTTTGTCTGTGATGGGCCGGCGCACACCTGTCTCGGTGAACTCGCATCTTTCTGCCTTGCTcctgagtgcatgtgtgtgttcgcCTCCATTTCTCTGGCCAGCCCGTGTATCTGACTCCTGGCCTCTTCGGGCTTGTCTTCTCTTCCTGTGTTCTGAGTTCAGGGCTGTGGGTTCCAGATTCCTGGCTGTTTCCCAGTTAGCCCCATGTCTTCCTCTTTCTGACTCACCAGCAGCCCTGAGGTCCTTTCCCTGGAAGGGAGGAGTCAGATGTGTGCTGTGGGTTGGGGGAAGACTCCTGCCCATCCTGCGGCGTTGAGGCGGGTACTGGGATTCTCCTGAGGAGGATCCTTTTAGGTGAATCATTCTCCCCAGCTTTTCTGGCCTGCTCAGGTAGGCAATGGGCAAAGGCTTGGGGGTAGCAGCTGGCCTGGCCCTCCTCCCCTAGACTGAGACTATAGCCAGGCACTGCTGCCACTGTGGGTGTGGACAACCTGACTCCCTCCCCTCCATACCCAGGGCTTCTTCCGCCGCAGCATCCAGAAGAACATGGTGTACACGTGTCACCGGGACAAGAACTGCATCATCAACAAGGTGACCCGGAACCGCTGCCAGTACTGCCGACTGCAGAAGTGCTTCGAAGTGGGCATGTCCAAGGAGTGTGAGTGCCATGGGGCAAGAGCCGAGTCCCGCCTGAGCTGGGGCCTCAGGTGCTCCTAAAGACCAAGGGAGCAGGGCtctgtggatgtgtgtgcacatgcatgaaCACGCATGCCGTGGTATGCGGGCTCACGGTTGAGGATGGTTTGTGTGTAGCTGCAAGGACCTGTTTGCGAGTCTGGCTAGCTGTGTGTGCATGGGCAGGTCTGTGCTCCAGGACCGTGTGTGTGTAACCGTTCCTGTTTCTGCGCGTCTGGCTGTGTGTGCATGGGTAGGTCTGTGCTCCAGGACCGTGTGTGTGTAACTGTTCCTGTTTCTGTGCGTCTGGCTGTGTGTGCTTTtgcgcatgtgtgcatgtgtgtttgctCCAGGATGGCTTTCTTCCAGGCCTTGCTTGGCTTTGGGGTGGGGCTCAGAGGCATAGTTAGTCCCTTCTGATTGTGAGTCTTAGGGGAGGGGCTTGAATTCTGAGGGGTGCTTGGCTGGACTTATGTGTGTACGGGGGCGTGGAGGGGCTGGCACAAGGATCCAGAAGCCATTGTCTAGTTAAGCCTGGGATCCAGAGTTGGAAGAAAGAATTGGGACTTCTCAGATCCCAGAGGAAACGGGGTTTCCACTTTGGGCTCAGCTGAGGCctgatggagggagggaaggaaaggctGGACAGGGAGACCCTCTTGTGTTGAATCATGGGTGTTGCCCTGGTGACCGGTGATTGATGATGTCAGAGATAAATGACGCTGACAGACGCCTCCTTGTCTGCGTGGCCGTTGCCATGGAGCCTGAGCCTTGGGGgatgggatgggggagggggctgCAGGACCCCCAGCCCTTTGTGGGGAGGGTAGTGGGGAGGGGGCACGGGTGAGATGGTTCTGACTGTTGGACGAAGAGCCCCGGACAGGAAAGGAGGGGACTGGAGTGTCCTGCCACAGGAGGCTGGGGGTGCCTTgtcctgagcccaggaagtgatGGGTCCTGCTGCAAGAGTGGGTGACAACTCGAGACTCACAAGCCTGGAACCCTTCGCTTAAGGGCTGTCACCTCCTCTTCCCTCTGTTTGTGCCACCTTCTGCTCTTTTCATGGCAGAAGGACCAGGGTGGGGACCCCGTCTCCCTCCCACCaactccccttctccctcccaccgCCAACTCCCCCTCTCCTGGCTGCTCTGTGCCCCGGAGCTGAGCAGCTGCCATTTCAATAGAATTAAAGCTTCCGAATGATAAACGTCTTGTCACAGCTGCAATTTTCTCTTCCCAAATTATCCCCccactctccctctccctctcccttctctcccctgcACTTTATTGAATTTGCAGAATCGACATGAGTGATCTCCAAATTATGCCAGCTACCCCCTCCTCGCTACCCCCTCCCtgagcccctcccccaccctcccttcctcccgCGTCAGCAGCCACCACCACCAGCCCTGTGAGTGATTGTGTGTCTGGGATAATCGGCTGGTAACGACCCCATCGCTTCTTTAAAGCCGAGTGGTGTGTGCGGCTCAGCGCCCCTGGTGATTTGTCAGCTCCCCAGCTAATGGGCCAAGAGATTCTCCCTGCCGGGCCCCCCACTCTCAGGCTGGGGAGCCCTACTCCCCACTTGCCCCAGGAGCTGCTCAGAGCCAGTCCCAAGGGACCCCCAGGGAGACTGCAGCTGGGAGGGCTGGGTGAGTGGAGGTGGGAGAAGGACCTTCCTGGGGAAAGAGGAGGCAGAGCACCGAGGAGGGAGACACCGGCGCCTGGAGTGTGAGCTGGAGTAGACGCGTGGGGGACAGCACTTGGCTGGCTgcgggggtgtgtgtgtagggccACAGCTGTGCTCACAGGGCTTCTGGGGCCGAACTTGCTGTGTGGGTTGGATGGGCATGGGGGGCTGGAGTGCGTGGCGATGCCTTGCCTGCCTGTGAATGCGTGCTGTGTGCGTGTGCTTACAAGCCGGGGTGACCTCCTCAGCAGCTGGCGGCGCTCTGTCAGGCTGGGGGTGGACGAGGCCCTGAGCAGCCTGCAGCTGCCCTCTAACCCCCTCTGCCCTCCACAGCTGTGAGAAATGACCgaaacaagaagaagaaggaggtgCCCAAGCCCGAGTGCTCCGAGAGCTACACGCTGACGCCGGAGGTGGGGGAGCTCATTGAGAAGGTGCGCAAAGCGCACCAGGAAACCTTCCCTGCCCTCTGCCAGCTGGGCAAATACACTACGGTATGGCTTTCCCCTGGCCTGCAGGGAGGGATGTGCCCTGGGCCGCAGGGCCAGGACGGGCCCCTCTCAGACACCCCTTCTTGTGCCAGGCATTTCCTCCTCCCCCCTGGCTGGATCTCTTcgcccttccctttccctctcttctccctcccgCTGCTGCCTCTTCCTAAGGAGCtcccaggaagtgaaggctagGTAGAGGGCAGGCCTGTGGGGGCTGGAGCCAGGCCGAGAAGGGGTGCCATAGAGAAGAAGGCCctcactctccctcctcccccagaaCAACAGCTCAGAACAACGTGTCTCTCTGGACATTGACCTCTGGGACAAGTTCAGTGAACTCTCCACCAAGTGCATCATTAAGACTGTGGAGTTCGCCAAGCAGCTGCCCGGCTTCACCACCCTCACCATCGCCGACCAGATCACCCTCCTCAAGGCTGCCTGCCTGGACATCCTGGTGAGGGTCtgcactctgtcccccaggcacTGCCCCTGTGTCCTGGGTAGATGGCCTTCCAGCCAGACAGCCACCATCCTACATGCGTGTCTGCAGTCAGCCTGTCCAAATGCCCACTGTCCAAATGTCAGCCATTCCTCTCCCCACGTGTCCACCTGTCCACTCATCTCCCCGTCCACTCAGCCACCTAGCAGCCAGATGTGCAGGAGCTCACCTGTTCACCCACAcacatatccatccatccatccatctatccatccatccagttAGCCAGCAATAAAGATTCACCTaggagccaggcgcagtggctcatacctgtaatcctagcactttgggagaccaagtgaggcaggaggatcgcttgaggctggaagttcaagaccaccctgggcaacatagtgagaccttgtttctgcaaaaaattagaaagattcaCCTAGGATCCTCTGGCCAGTGTTCGAACTGGGTGTCAGGAACCCAGCGGTGAACGCGCCACCATCCCCACTCTTGAAAACCTTCCATGTGAGGCAAGAGATAAGTCAACAGAGGTTGCAAAACTGTGATCAATGCTACCTGGAGATGGGGGGAGGGCTCATGACTGCTTGGACCTGAAGGATGGTGTCTCAGAGGAGGTGACATCTAGGGGTTTGTAGAGGGGGAGGTGAGAGGGTAACCCTAACTCAGGAGCAAGAAGTGAAAGACTTGCTGCTGTGAGGCCGGGCTGAGCTCAGGGGACTGCCGGGCACTCAGTGAGCCCGAGGGTGGACTGGGCTGGAGGCTGGAtgcagggggtgggggcaggaagaGGCAGGGGGAACTGCCAAAGCCTAGGCTGGAGGGAGCGCTCTCCTTCCGGCTCTCCCTGACAAGGGCTCAAGTCCACCTGTTCCCTTTTGGTCACCTCCAGGGTGGGGAACCTGGGATTTGACGAGGctatcatttccttttatttttttcttttttgagacggagtttcactcttgtcacctaggctggagtgcagtagtacgatctcggctcactgcagcctgccaCCGCTgccttaagcgattctcctgcctcagcctcctgagtagctgggattacaggtgcctgccaccacgccaggctaatttttgtatttttagtagagacggggtttcaccatgttggccaggccggtctcaaactcctgacctcaggtgatccacctatctcggcctcccaaagtgttgggattacaggtgtgagccatggcgcctggcagACTGTCATTTCCCTGTGGATGCCTCTGAATGTTGAGGCGGGTGATGAGTGGGAGGTTTAGATTGTGCTGCCTGCAGGAGCTCTCATCCCCACGCCCTGGATGCAGGAGGCGCGGTCTGGGTTCCTGCAACATAGTTCAAGCCAATACacgtttactgagcacctgttgtgtgccCCATCCTGGGAACTGTAGGCAGCAGCCCAGTGTTCCTAAATTCTCTGCATGGAGGCAGGATGACCTGGACCTGCACTGTCCAGTACAGTAGCTGCTTgccacatgtgactatttaaatttaaattaattaaaattaaactcaATTCAGTTCCTCAATtgcattagccacatttcaagtactcaatagACGCATGTGGCTGGTGGCTGAGGTATTGGATGGTGCAGACATAGAACCTTTCCATCATTGTAGAAAATTCTATCAGACAGCGTTGCTGTGGCCGCCTGCCAGGTGGTCCTCTGGGAGTGCTGGTGCCGAGTGCTCGGAGTGGGTGGGGTTCAGTCCCTGAACCCGTGCATCCTCTGCACCCAGATCCTCCGGATCTGCACGCGGTACACACCCGAGCAGGACACCATGACCTTCTCGGACGGGCTGACCCTGAACCGGACCCAGATGCACAACGCTGGCTTCGGCCCCCTCACCGACCTGGTCTTTGCCTTCGCCAACCAGCTGCTGCCCCTGGAGATGGATGATGCGGAGACGGGGCTGCTTAGCGCCATCTGCCTCATCTGCGGAGGTGGGCAGGGGCCTGGGTCTGGGGGCTGGGCCTGGGGCAGGAGTGTAGCCCCGGAGTCTTCCAGGGAACTCTTTCAGGCCGCCTCTTGTCAGGCCTCTCTAGAGGGCAGGATCTGGTCTGCAGCTACACAGCAAGGGGGCTGTGTTCGGCCTGGACTCCTGTTCCTGATTTCTGGGCAACACCCCTTCTAGGGAGGTTGAGTGAGGGTTTGAGGGTCGGACCTCCCAGGGTCACTTCCTGGCTGATGCATGAGCCTGAGCAGGTTGCtgaacttctctgggcctccatttctGTACAGTGGGGGCAGGAACGGTCTCTAGCTCATGAGGTTGATGGGAGGATTACGGTGGTAACACCCTGTGCAGGTGCCAGAGCGAGCTCCAGTGCATGTTAGTTGctattttattgtgatttctgCCATTTCATCTGGTTTCCAGAATAACAGGTGGGAGTGGGAGCCTGCCTGGGAACCCTCTCCCTGCTTGGGGATGACACTGCCCATTTGGGGTCCCATCCCATGAACTGGGCTCATAGGGAGGGTTTGGGGCACCCCGCTACCCTCAGCCCGTTGCTCCCTTTTAAGGGGCTCTATCCCCTGCAGCAGCAGAGACCTGGTGCCCTGCCCTGTGTGGGGAGGCGCCTGCGAGCTGTCCTCTTCCATGGCCTGGGCAGGCACGCCCCCCGGTGGCCGAGGCCGGGGGTGCAGCTGtgttcccagctgctcagggggtGGCTCTGCTTCCTCAGACCGCCAGGACCTGGAGCAGCCTGACCGTGTGGACATGCTGCAGGAGCCGCTGCTGGAGGCGCTAAAGGTCTACGTGCGAAAGCGGAGGCCCAGCCGCCCCCACATGTTCCCCAAGATGCTGATGAAGATCACTGACCTGCGAAGCATCAGCGCCAAGGGTGAGGCTCCCAGACCTGGAGGGGTGCCGGCCCTCAAGGCCTGGCCCAGGCCCCCACATCCAAGCCAGCACCCTGTGTCTTTGTGCCAGGAGAATACGACACCTGTCCCCATCTGTGTCTAGGCCGAGGTCCCCTAGTGACTCCACTGTCCCCTAGTGACCTGCCTGTGTCACTCACCTTGTGGTAGTTCAGATCATGGTTCTGGAACCAGACACATGGGTGTGTGTCCTTGTGCGGGTCACTTAACAGCTCCGAGCTGCAGTGTCCCTTCTGAGGGGCAGGGATAACGATAGTGTTGACGGAGGAGTCAGGATAATCCCTAGCGCACAGCATAGAGGAAGGCAGGACTTGGTGTCCAGCCCAGGCTGGCAGTCTGGCCCTGGAACCAGAGTTCAGGACCACTTTGCCCCATTGCCACCAGCCTCTGGACTTGGGGGCTAAGAGAGCTGGCTCATGTCAAAGAACTGAATCCCAAGAAAGAGCTAGTATCAGTAGTATTGATCTTCCCACCTGGAGCCAGGCTTGCTGGGGCCGGGGGTGGGAGGGCTGGCCCGGTGTGCTGAGCTCTGCCCCTCCTTTCCCGCAGGGGCTGAGCGGGTGATCACGCTGAAGATGGAGATCCCGGGCTCCATGCCGCCTCTCATCCAGGAAATGCTGGAGAACTCAGAGGGCCTGGACACTCTGAGCGGACagccggggggcggggggcgggacGGGGGTGGCCTGGCCCCCCCGCCAGGCAGCTGtagccccagcctcagccccagctcCAACAGAAGCAGCCCGGCCACCCACTCCCCGTGACCGCCCGCGCCACATGGACACAACCCTCGCCCTCCGCCCCGgcttttctctgcctttctacCGACCATGTGACCcctgccagccctgcccccacctgtccTCCCGGGCAGCACTGGGGACCTTCCCTGGGGGACcgggagggaggaggcagcaaCTCCTTGGACAGAGGCCTGGGCCCTCAGTGGACTGCCTGCTCCCACAGCCTGGGCTGACGTCAGAGGCCGAGGCCGGGAACTGAGTGAGGCCCTGGTCCCGGGTCTCAGGATGGGTCCCCTGGGGGCCTCGTGTTCATCAGGACACCCCTCTGCCCAGCTCACCACATCTTCATCACCAGCAAATGCCAGGACTTGGCTCCCCCATCCTCAGAACTCACAAGCCATTGCTCCCCAGCTGGGGAACCTCAGCCTCCCCCCTGCCTTGGTTGGTGACAGAGGGGGTGGGACAGGGGCGGGGGGGTTCCCCCTGTACATACCCTGCCGTACCAACCCCAGGTATTAATTCTcgctggttttgtttttattttaatttttttggttttgattttttttaataagaattttcattttaagcaCATTTATACTGAAGGAATTTGTGCTGTGTATTGGGGGGAGCTGGATCCAGAGCTGGAGGGGGTGGGTCCGGGGGAGGGAGTGGCTCAGAAGGGGCCCCCACTCTCCTTTCGTGTCCCTGTGCCCCCCAgttctcctcctcagccttttcctcctcagttttctctttaaaactgTGAAGTACTAACTTTCCAAGACCTGCCTTCCCCTCCCTCGCGCTGGAGAAGCTGCCAGGCCCTTTCTCCTTCTGCCTGACCACTGGGTGTGGACAGTGTGGGGTGGCCTTGGAAGGATAGGCTCCTGGCCTTGGCAATTGCCTGCACCCACCATGAGCCATGGAGCAGGGGCCGAGCAGGGGCCCCAGGACACGGAGTTTTCACAGACCCAGCTCCTTGGCAGAGCTGCCTCCCGTCAGGGCCCACATCATCCAGGCCTCCCAGCCCCCACTGTGAAGGGGCTGGCCAGGGGCTTgagctgcccccacccccagcctcagccACCAGCACCCCCACAGGGCCCCgagacacacccacacacatgcgtgagcgcacacacacacacacacacacacacactggacaGTAGATGGGCCGACACACACTTGGCCTGAGTTCCTCCATTTCCCTGGCCTGCCCCCCACCTCCCCCCTGTCCCATCCCCGTGCCCCCTCCTTACCCCGCAGGACGGGCCTACAGGGGGTCTCCCCTCACCCCTGCACCCCTGGCTGGGGGAGCCGGCTCTGCCCTAACCTCCACCAGGGGTTGGGGCCCTTCCCCTGGAGCCCGTGGGTGCACCTGTTACTGTTGGGCTTTCCACTGAGATCTACTGGATAAAGAATAAAGTTCTATTTATTCTACACATGCCTCCAGCCTTGCTGCCTCCACCCCCTCTTCTTGGCGTCTGGGCTGGGGGCTCGGAATAGGTTTCCTCATGtactctgggcctgtgatggtcAGGAATGAGCACTGGGGCCAAGGGACTGGCCAGGGCACCCTTCCAAGCTGCCTTCTGAGGCTTACCTTGTGCTGGGGTCTTTGGAGATGCTGAGAAGGAGAAGGTCCTGCCCCTTGGGAAGCCCTCAGTCTGGAGATCCCCACTGCCCATGTCAAGGAGCCCCAGtctgggagtgggaggggagaggaggaaagctGCCCCCACCTTCAGGGAACCCCCAGTCTGAGGGAGGAAGCCGGACCCACCCCTAGACATTCCTGGTCCTTAGGAAGCCAGAAGCTGGGTCCAGCCTTGACCATCACAGCAGCAATGACAGATGGCACAGGAGCTGGGGTCAGGGACTCATACAAACCTAAcaagaggccagacacagtggttcacgcctgtaattccagcactttgggaggctgtgggcggatcacttgaggtcaggagttcaaaaccagcctggccaacatggtgaaacgctgtctctactaaaaatacaaaaaaaattagctgggcgtggtggtgggcgcctgtaatcccagctattcgggaggctgaggcagaacctgggaggcggaggttgcagtgagccgagatcgcgccactgcactccagcctgggcgacacagcaggattccatctcaaaaaagagaaagaaaggggagagagagagaagaagaagaagagaagagagaggagagaaaaaaaaggaaagaagaaaagaaagaagaagaaagaaaggaaggaagaagaaaaagaagaaaagaaagaaacctaacAAGAACACAGGATTGGGATGGAAGCTTAGGAGCCCAGCCCTCTGCCTCCAAGTGGTGTGGGGGTCTGGAGGGGGTGGGGTAAGGCAAAGGGTTCCTTCTGCTAGGGGTTGCCTGCCATTTCTACGTTAACCACTAGGTGGCGGCAGCGCCTTGCTTGACTCAACGGCCGCGCCAGGCTGGAGGCAACCGTGTGGACCGAGGCGCTTTTCCTCcagtaaatattttctaacttctttGAGTCTGAAATGATATTTAACATACTGTACCTGTACAAGTGATTTCACAAATCAATATGTTGTCACAACCGTATCATAAAGGATAAACTGAGGGGCAGTGCTATGTGTTTCAATACATTAATGCTTGCCCCTCTTTTGAATGactacatttaaatttaaaagaaggtTGGAAGCCATTCTGTACAAGAAGCCCAGGAAGATTAAAGAGCATGGGTGGATGTTGGGATAAAAATCGACATGTTTGATTTATAATAAAACTATGCAAAAAAagcccaaacaaacaaaaagtccaaAAAAAGCCCAAAACATTACATGTAATGTTTTACATGTAAAATGAGATTTGGGCCCAGGTTTTTCACTTATGCCAATGTCCAGTTGGACATTCTAAAGTTGTgtctgaggccaggtgcagtggcccacgcctgtaatcccagcactttgggaggcagaggctggcggatcacttgagtcctggagttcaagaccagcctgggcaacatgatgaaaccctgtctccacaaaaaaaaaaatacaaaaattagcatagCCTGGTAGCgtgcgtctgtggtcccagctacttaggcgGGCTCAAGTGGGAGAGTTGGTGGATccctggaagttgaggctgccgtgataacaccactgcagtctagtctgggcaacagacggagacctgtctcaaaaaataaaaataaaaataaagtcgtGCCTGGcaggtttttattttgagaggaTATCTTGACGTCCATAGCCCTTGCCTACTAAATGCCAATGGGGGTCCCCCATCATTGTCAAAACAAAGCAGTGGCCCCCACATTTACAAAGTGCCCGTTGGGGTAGCGCCTTTGCTGTTGGGAACCCCTCTTGGGGTTGTTCTCAGTGCTCGACAGTTCACTGTTGTCGAGCAGAGCTGCTCAGCGTCAGCACCAATGTGAAGATCTGAGCCAGggtgtgggggctgtcctgtgcattgcaggatgctAAGCAACATCTCCAACCTTCCGCCCGTGAAACCCTACTGGTGcttctcccccaccccagctGTAACAACCAAatatgtctccagacattgctaaatgtcCCCTTAGGGGACAAAATCACCCCCAGTTGAGATCCACTGCTGTGGAGTATGGTCCTCCAGGGCTGATGCGCTTTGCACTGAGCCAGGGCCCATCCTCCGCAGGGAGACTGAGCCAGAGGAAGGTGACCGGATGTCCCCTGGGCAGGGCTGCAACAGGCTTGACAGGCCTATGGGAGTGCAGGGCAGAGGCCCTGAAccaggcctggggcagggctCAGACGCCTTCCAGGAAGAAGTGGCCCCTCTCAGCTAagtctctttttaatttaatttaatttattttgagacggagtctcccgctgtagcccaggctggagtgcaggggcactaTCTCGACTCATTGCTAAATCTCTAGAGGAAAGAATTGGCTAGGTGGGTGCAGAtttggaagaatgaaaaaaagaatgtaaactaTCTCCTTAATACTTTTTAATATCGATGAGGCAttaagatgaaaatgttttggataTACTAGGTTAAAGAAAATACATGACTCaaattaatttcacttgtttCCTTTTACGTTTTTAATGTGGCTAATGAAAAAGTTGAAACCACATACATGGCTCACACGCTATTTCCATTGGATGATGCTGATCTTGAACATCacttgacacatagtaggtactctacaaatatttgttgaatgaatacatctGGAAAACAGCCGCACAGCCCCATCTGAGTTTGTGTGGAGGGGTCTGGGCTGTGGACACAGAACTGTCATCAGAGAGATGGTGCTCACCATAGCATGGATAGTGTTCGGGCATGGCAATGGTGTAGGCCTGGGGACACCTTCAGTTTCTCATCCAACACATATTTAGTGAGCACATACTACGTGCCATGGAAG
Protein-coding sequences here:
- the LOC105472220 gene encoding retinoic acid receptor alpha isoform X1, producing the protein MASNSSSCPTPGGGHLNGYPVPPYAFFFPPMLGGLSPPGALTTLQHQLPVSGYSTPSPATIETQSSSSEEIVPSPPSPPPLPRIYKPCFVCQDKSSGYHYGVSACEGCKGFFRRSIQKNMVYTCHRDKNCIINKVTRNRCQYCRLQKCFEVGMSKESVRNDRNKKKKEVPKPECSESYTLTPEVGELIEKVRKAHQETFPALCQLGKYTTNNSSEQRVSLDIDLWDKFSELSTKCIIKTVEFAKQLPGFTTLTIADQITLLKAACLDILILRICTRYTPEQDTMTFSDGLTLNRTQMHNAGFGPLTDLVFAFANQLLPLEMDDAETGLLSAICLICGDRQDLEQPDRVDMLQEPLLEALKVYVRKRRPSRPHMFPKMLMKITDLRSISAKGAERVITLKMEIPGSMPPLIQEMLENSEGLDTLSGQPGGGGRDGGGLAPPPGSCSPSLSPSSNRSSPATHSP
- the LOC105472220 gene encoding retinoic acid receptor alpha isoform X2, translating into MYESVEVGGPTPNPFLVVDFYNQNRACLLPEKGLPAPGPYSTPLRTPLWNGSNHSIETQSSSSEEIVPSPPSPPPLPRIYKPCFVCQDKSSGYHYGVSACEGCKGFFRRSIQKNMVYTCHRDKNCIINKVTRNRCQYCRLQKCFEVGMSKESVRNDRNKKKKEVPKPECSESYTLTPEVGELIEKVRKAHQETFPALCQLGKYTTNNSSEQRVSLDIDLWDKFSELSTKCIIKTVEFAKQLPGFTTLTIADQITLLKAACLDILILRICTRYTPEQDTMTFSDGLTLNRTQMHNAGFGPLTDLVFAFANQLLPLEMDDAETGLLSAICLICGDRQDLEQPDRVDMLQEPLLEALKVYVRKRRPSRPHMFPKMLMKITDLRSISAKGAERVITLKMEIPGSMPPLIQEMLENSEGLDTLSGQPGGGGRDGGGLAPPPGSCSPSLSPSSNRSSPATHSP